The region GTTGAGACGACGATGACCTGGATGGAACGGTTCCGCCGATTGTGCCAATTGGAGGAGTTGGCTGTCGAGCGTGTCAAGTTCGACATGCAGTTGATGCGAGACCCTGAAATTTCAGGTGTTGAGTATCAGCAAGGCACCCTGGCCGGGTATTCAGTGCGCGAATATTTCACAAATATTCAACGACAGGATGGCTATGCCTACGCTTGAAAATCACCCGCTTTCCTCCCTGCCCGGCTATAAAGCCGGGGGCTTCTCGCGAGCATTTGGTGAGCGCCAATCGTGAATCGGAAGGGATGGTAATCGACTTATTGGTTGTCAATGATACCGAAGTTATTTTAATTGAATACAAATTCAAAAAACTGTTTCCAAAATATGCCGATGTCAAGGCAATGGTAGCAATCGCTGCAATACTTCTAAAAAAGAGGTCGCTGATTACGCTATGCAAAAAGGACTTTATCTGATTGGTCAAACAGGCGATGATTTAGAGATCCAAAATGTTGTTAATTTTCAGCCCAGAGTCTGGTAAATTTTGTTTTTCGTTTTAATTCAAATTGGTTTTTTCCCTATGATTAGTTTACAGTGTTTTATAAATAATTCTGAGGATTCAAATGCGTACATTATTAAAAATAATTTGCATGGTTTATATTTCAATTTTTTCAAACCATGTTTTTGCAATGAATGCGGTTGAGGGCGCTGATCTAGCTCATCCCCTTTTCCCATCAGATAATTGGTGGAATTTAGACATTCGCACATGGCCTGTTGATCCAAACTCTGCGAGTTTTATTTCGTTTATCAATAACGGTAGCACGCGGCGTTTGCATCCAGATTTTGGAGGCAATTCTGGAGTAGGCAATGGAATCTATGGAATACCTTATGCAGTCATTTCTGGCGCAACCGCCAACGATTTACAAGCCGTCACATTTCAATATTCGGATGAAAGTGACGGCGTTGATCTGGCGACTGGACAAGGGATTCCTTTTTATCCCATTCCACCAGAAGCCATTACCCAACCACATTGGATTGAGGGTGGCGATCCAGGCAATATCGATTTACGTTCTTCTTATGATCGACATCTGCTCATTGTTGATAAAGATAAGAATTACCTCTACGAATTATATAATGTTTTTTATGATGCTTCTCTTGGGAAATGGCAAGCGGGATCAGGCGCATTTTTTAATATGAATACGAATAATCGGCGACCTGATGGTTGGACATCCGCAGATGCCGCCGGTTTGGCTATTTTGCCAGGACTGGTCCGCTATGATGAAGCCTATAACGCCGCCGTGCCTGAGATTAATCACGCCTTTCGCGTCACGGTACGCGCAACCAATGGATATGTCTATCCTGCTTCTCACAAAGCCGGTTCTGGATCGGGCGCATTGCCAATGGGCGCTCGTCTTCGTTTGAAATCAAGTGTCGATGTGACACAGCGCACTAGTGATCCCAATGCGCAAAAGATATTTCGTGCCATGCAGAAATATGGATTGATTGTCGCGGATAACGGCTCGGATATGTTTATTACGGGTACCTACGATGTCCGTTGGAATAACGATATCCTCAATCCAGCCTTTAGCTCACTCACCGCAAATGATTTTGAGGTTATCCAGCTTGGATATAACCCACCCCCTGCCACCTATCCGCTAACTGTTAATAAGGCAGGCACCTGCAACACCGCACTTGTCACGAGCAATCCCGCCGGCATTAATTGTGGCGCAGATTGCAATGAATCCTATGCACCCAATAGCTCAGTGACATTAAAGGCCGGCGCCGTTAGCGGATGCACATTTGCAGGTTGGTCAGGGGATTGTTCAGGTACGGCATCCACCTGCGCGGTCACGATGAGTGCCGCGAAAACGGTGACTGCGACCTACAACAAAATCAATAAAACATTGATCGTTGTAAAAGCAGGAACAGGCAGTGGAACGGTCACGAGCACTCCGGCGGGGATTAATTGCGGGAGTGATTGCAATGAAGACTACGCACCTAATACAAAAGTTACCCTGAAAGCGGCAGTAGTCAGTGGTTCGCTCTTTTCGGGTTGGAATGGGGGCGGATGTTCTGGAACAGCGGCTTCTTGCACCATCACGATCACCGCTAACACAACGGTCACGGCAACCTTTAGTAAACCCATACCGGATTTCGTGGTGACGGCTATGACCTTAACCCCGCCCGTTCCCACGGCCAGAGCAACCTTTTCCGTGGCAGTCACGGTGAAGAATCAAGGCACGCTGGCTGGAAATGCAGGTTACCTAGAGGTCTGGGAAAATCAACCCACTGCTCAAACATGCGGTGCCGAGGGCAATGCTTGGGTGAATGTTGGGACACTCGCAGTCGGTCAAAGTAAAACCATTACATTGTCCAATCTGCGATCTGGTGCTGCCGGTAATAAAACCGCCCGTGCTTTCATTAATAGCTGGTGCGAAACGGCGGAGTCGAATAGCACGAATAATCAACTGACTAAACCCTATACAGTGACTTCTTTACCTTTAGCCCCTGTGCTTAAAACAGCAGTGCCGAGCACGGGTCAGGTTGTGTTGACCTGGGGCGTGGGTGCGGGTGCCACCAGTTACGATGTTTATCAAGGCACGACGGCAGGCGGTGAGGGAACAACGCCGGTCAAGACGGGTATTACGGGTACAACAGCCACACTGACGGGATTGACCAATGGCACCACCTATTTCTTCAAGGTAGGGGCACGCAATGCGTATGGCACCAGTTCACTCTCAAACGAACTCAGTACATCAGTCGTCAATCCTTCGACCAACTATCTTGTGGCCTATAACTCCGGCCCCTCTGGCACCTTGGGGTTGGTAAATAACTGGATACAGGAGTTTTGGGGCAATGTACCCACCAATATGGCAGTGCCCGCCCCTGGTCGTAGTGGTTCACAAGCCTTAGAGGTTATCTTTGGTGCTGCGAATGGTTGGAATGGCGTCGGTTTTGCGCACCGTATTGACTGGAATAATATCTATCCACTGTTTCTAAATCAGTTTAGAACCGTGGAATTTGATATCTATTTTGCAGCCGATAGCGTCGGGGAAGACAATCTTAATTTTATTCTTGAAGATGCAGGACATGCAGATACACCGTCAATCACCAGTTTAATTCCTGGGTGGTCGGGAATGTCTGCTGGTCAAAAGCATGGTAATTGGTTCCATATTGTTGTTGATTTAACAAAAATACATCCGAAGGTTTCACAATATCCGTTATTTTCACGCTGGTTATTATTTAATAATGCGGAAGGGTCTGTTTCAAAACCGCATTATTACCTTTCCAACGTGCAATTAGGTTGGTTCAATGACACCACGTCTCCTGTTTTGACGTTTGGAAGTGCGAGCTTAAATTTGACCTATGACAAGCTTGCCCTGACTTGGACGACAGATGAGCCGACAATTCAGAAGGTTGATTTTGGTACTACCTCGAGTTATGGAAAAACACTCGTAGGGGGTATAACTGATTGGGATTACACGCTATCTCACACCGCGAATCTCACCGGACTTACCCCAGGTACGACGGTGTATTACAAAATCACTGCCTCAGATCATCAATATCTGCCAGGTGTAGTGGCCAATACAAGCACCTATACGGGCAGTTATGTTTTGCCGTCCATTCCAAATGCGGTTCCTGTTATTTCAAATTTAGCAGTCAGTAAATTTGATTCGGTAACGGCCACCTTAACCTGGGCAACCGATCGTCCTTGCACAGAAACCATTACTTACAAAAAGACCGGTGGTGC is a window of Gammaproteobacteria bacterium DNA encoding:
- a CDS encoding hypothetical protein (Evidence 5 : Unknown function) is translated as MTWMERFRRLCQLEELAVERVKFDMQLMRDPEISGVEYQQGTLAGYSVREYFTNIQRQDGYAYA
- a CDS encoding hypothetical protein (Evidence 5 : Unknown function), whose product is MSANRESEGMVIDLLVVNDTEVILIEYKFKKLFPKYADVKAMVAIAAILLKKRSLITLCKKDFI
- a CDS encoding exported hypothetical protein (Evidence 5 : Unknown function); its protein translation is MRTLLKIICMVYISIFSNHVFAMNAVEGADLAHPLFPSDNWWNLDIRTWPVDPNSASFISFINNGSTRRLHPDFGGNSGVGNGIYGIPYAVISGATANDLQAVTFQYSDESDGVDLATGQGIPFYPIPPEAITQPHWIEGGDPGNIDLRSSYDRHLLIVDKDKNYLYELYNVFYDASLGKWQAGSGAFFNMNTNNRRPDGWTSADAAGLAILPGLVRYDEAYNAAVPEINHAFRVTVRATNGYVYPASHKAGSGSGALPMGARLRLKSSVDVTQRTSDPNAQKIFRAMQKYGLIVADNGSDMFITGTYDVRWNNDILNPAFSSLTANDFEVIQLGYNPPPATYPLTVNKAGTCNTALVTSNPAGINCGADCNESYAPNSSVTLKAGAVSGCTFAGWSGDCSGTASTCAVTMSAAKTVTATYNKINKTLIVVKAGTGSGTVTSTPAGINCGSDCNEDYAPNTKVTLKAAVVSGSLFSGWNGGGCSGTAASCTITITANTTVTATFSKPIPDFVVTAMTLTPPVPTARATFSVAVTVKNQGTLAGNAGYLEVWENQPTAQTCGAEGNAWVNVGTLAVGQSKTITLSNLRSGAAGNKTARAFINSWCETAESNSTNNQLTKPYTVTSLPLAPVLKTAVPSTGQVVLTWGVGAGATSYDVYQGTTAGGEGTTPVKTGITGTTATLTGLTNGTTYFFKVGARNAYGTSSLSNELSTSVVNPSTNYLVAYNSGPSGTLGLVNNWIQEFWGNVPTNMAVPAPGRSGSQALEVIFGAANGWNGVGFAHRIDWNNIYPLFLNQFRTVEFDIYFAADSVGEDNLNFILEDAGHADTPSITSLIPGWSGMSAGQKHGNWFHIVVDLTKIHPKVSQYPLFSRWLLFNNAEGSVSKPHYYLSNVQLGWFNDTTSPVLTFGSASLNLTYDKLALTWTTDEPTIQKVDFGTTSSYGKTLVGGITDWDYTLSHTANLTGLTPGTTVYYKITASDHQYLPGVVANTSTYTGSYVLPSIPNAVPVISNLAVSKFDSVTATLTWATDRPCTETITYKKTGGATLTRNLSDFSASRTFMLDLLEPSTSYAVSIVATDAFNKTSVPATINVTTSVNSTADVTVTIDPNTKRSISPWIYGLNFYGQINNAPAHLTLDRAGGNRWTAYNWENNASNAGNDWNYSSDDYLGGGNTPAEAIRTLIAANQSLNMASLMTVQLQGYVAADKAGPVDINDPNHFANRFKQVMYKKGSAFTPTPSTTDAFVYMDEFLSVLRGKFTEDIFSSTTTPTFISLDNEPELWGDTHKEIQTGVIDAEAYIQKTIQLSKAIKDIAPNAQIFGPAHYGFNGIVNWQNTMGDATGTYWFTDKYLQELKVASTAYGKRLVDVYDLHWYPEATGDGARIVGLDGSTLTDNQVQAIVQSPRSLWDSTYTETSWISNWFGGPINLLGRIQSKIDADWPGTKIAITEYLNGGQNHIAGTLAQADNLGIFGNQGVFAATLWPQGNGCPFIYGGFRMFRGFDGANANFGDISLKATSSNIQNVSAYISLDSQISGRVVITAINRSKTFQEVSFNGQLLKGTAYVYRITDTTAQVQKTDSQPIAPVFVGQVPVNTSSWVMLLPPLSVSTVEVR